One Actinomycetota bacterium genomic window carries:
- a CDS encoding glycosyltransferase, translating into MKVVFVNSGLDSADKPFDRYIDLTLRDMGVDYRLFDFAAHIKFFDDAFNHAKTAYDIDYSSNQLYRHSAAPLLQLVSDFEPDLVLATQGCFLPPMTVRSMQKMGAVVVLWVLDDNGADETLKYSYVYDYVFTFESNLVEIYLDAGCANVAYLPQAAFPGVFKKQPASHFEFDVCVIGSADGGSAEVIDAIAGFLIDGDVRTRILGERWDALKSAHMLNKSISNRAIYAADRARYYSNAKINLNPRGNRDLTLRVNGQECDIVRSSPEHKTFEIAASGGFQLIESVSPNLERYFEVGREVDIFTSPVELADKIAYYLEHSDEREEMARLARERCLKEHTYVKRLEFILEHALHRDSGMLIRDAVASVNNDKAHTYEKNRFNSRRDDEIIARTVPVEAKRVLEIGCGEGLLSDILRSKGVKEIFGVEENEVVANKAIDRLDKVIIGNIEEVELPFRSNFFDCIIYRGVLENLREPWRALSKQGNFLTASGRIIASIPNTLFLPVIKDFLKGCWRYSGSGTLDGTHPKSFTLREIVYIFKLAGFEIEAVEGITNGRVDSDEASAFMKSIKPLNVAAESLTAEIQYSHYMMVAKKVRADDRGGVGLCLVKS; encoded by the coding sequence GTGAAGGTCGTATTCGTTAACTCCGGCTTGGATTCGGCTGATAAACCGTTTGATAGGTATATCGATTTAACCCTCCGCGATATGGGCGTCGATTACAGGTTGTTCGATTTTGCCGCTCACATCAAATTCTTCGACGATGCGTTTAACCATGCTAAAACAGCATATGACATAGACTATTCATCTAATCAACTCTATAGGCATTCAGCCGCTCCGCTTCTCCAGCTCGTCTCTGATTTTGAGCCCGATTTGGTTCTGGCTACCCAAGGCTGTTTTCTGCCGCCGATGACCGTTCGGTCGATGCAAAAAATGGGAGCCGTAGTCGTATTGTGGGTTTTGGACGACAATGGAGCGGACGAGACACTTAAGTATTCGTATGTTTACGACTACGTATTCACATTCGAGTCGAACCTCGTCGAAATTTACCTCGATGCCGGTTGCGCGAATGTAGCTTACTTACCACAAGCGGCATTCCCGGGTGTCTTTAAGAAACAGCCCGCTTCTCATTTTGAGTTTGACGTGTGCGTTATCGGCTCCGCCGATGGCGGCTCCGCCGAGGTTATCGATGCGATAGCCGGTTTTCTTATCGACGGCGATGTTCGAACGAGAATCTTAGGTGAGCGATGGGACGCGTTAAAATCCGCGCATATGCTTAATAAGTCGATTTCTAACCGGGCGATATACGCCGCGGATAGGGCGAGATACTATTCGAATGCGAAGATAAATCTAAATCCGCGGGGCAACCGCGATTTGACGCTCCGAGTCAACGGGCAAGAATGCGATATCGTGCGCTCTTCGCCGGAGCACAAGACCTTCGAGATTGCGGCCAGTGGCGGCTTCCAGCTAATCGAGAGCGTATCGCCCAATCTTGAAAGATACTTTGAGGTCGGCAGAGAGGTCGATATCTTCACATCGCCCGTTGAGTTGGCCGATAAAATCGCGTATTACTTAGAGCATTCTGACGAAAGAGAAGAAATGGCTCGTCTCGCACGTGAGCGATGTTTAAAAGAGCACACTTATGTCAAAAGGCTAGAGTTTATACTGGAGCATGCGTTACACAGAGATAGCGGGATGCTGATTCGAGATGCCGTCGCGTCCGTAAACAACGATAAGGCGCATACCTATGAAAAAAACAGGTTTAATTCCCGAAGAGATGACGAGATTATTGCGAGGACCGTGCCGGTCGAGGCAAAGAGGGTTCTGGAGATTGGATGCGGTGAGGGACTCCTTAGCGATATTTTGAGGTCGAAAGGTGTTAAGGAGATTTTCGGCGTTGAAGAGAACGAGGTCGTCGCGAACAAGGCCATCGACCGCCTCGACAAGGTTATTATAGGTAATATAGAAGAAGTGGAGCTTCCGTTTAGGAGTAATTTCTTTGATTGCATTATCTATAGGGGGGTGCTGGAGAACTTGCGGGAGCCCTGGCGGGCGTTGTCGAAGCAGGGGAACTTCTTGACCGCAAGCGGCAGGATTATAGCGTCCATTCCCAACACATTGTTTTTGCCGGTAATCAAGGACTTCCTGAAGGGTTGTTGGCGCTATAGCGGTAGCGGCACTTTGGACGGGACCCATCCCAAATCGTTTACCCTGCGCGAAATCGTTTATATCTTCAAATTGGCGGGATTTGAGATCGAAGCCGTAGAGGGGATCACCAATGGGCGTGTCGACTCCGATGAGGCTAGCGCTTTCATGAAGAGCATCAAACCGTTGAATGTGGCGGCGGAGAGCCTGACCGCCGAGATTCAATACTCTCATTATATGATGGTAGCTAAAAAGGTTAGGGCCGACGATAGAGGGGGGGTGGGCTTGTGCCTGGTAAAAAGCTAG
- the fliS gene encoding flagellar export chaperone FliS translates to MMPNTAYAQNAYTHAMVNTSTTPLDLVILLYDGAIGFLNKASLSMKDNNVSQKTQYITRTMAIVEELLASLDHEAGGEIAESLQSLYLYMQKELTIANITNDAAKIRQIEALLKELRTAWREIR, encoded by the coding sequence ATGATGCCAAATACGGCTTACGCGCAAAACGCATATACGCATGCCATGGTCAACACATCGACAACACCTCTCGACCTCGTCATTCTTCTCTATGATGGAGCCATAGGGTTTCTCAATAAAGCGTCGCTCAGCATGAAAGATAATAACGTCTCTCAAAAAACGCAATACATTACGAGGACGATGGCGATTGTCGAGGAACTTCTAGCCTCGCTCGACCATGAGGCCGGCGGGGAGATCGCGGAAAGCTTGCAGAGCCTCTACCTGTATATGCAAAAGGAACTGACGATTGCCAATATCACTAACGATGCCGCGAAGATACGGCAAATCGAAGCGCTGCTAAAAGAGCTAAGGACCGCTTGGCGAGAGATTCGCTAA
- the fliD gene encoding flagellar filament capping protein FliD, translating into MALATSGIYSGLDVESMIKGLMQVERQPLVRLQKKEAGYQAKISGLGTMLSALSGFKSSMTAIKGSSLISMKAVSQDSNVFTASATTDAVAALHNIKVNNIASVQSIYSAAFTSETAAVADLTTHAVQKLKIQVGAADPVTITIDANNNTLAGVRNAVNSANAGVKASILNDGTGHRLILTSTTTGASNRISVLVDEDNNGVFGEAAETDLIGLSRLAFNPTSYDAAGNPTAGVMNMTQSQAARDASLTVNGLAVTNSSNTITNVISGVTLSLKKDSAGGTLALDVSMDRDALKAKMTALTGAYNNLMGTVKDLRGGSTGKGLLRTDNVVNTVYSELRGLTSNAYSGLTLADIGVSVDKYGVMSFDAAKFDSKLSASTADVTKMLNTMGTSLESKLDSYIKTAIPDKQDGYRATIKVITKRGSDMELRLSKTEKMLRKKFENLDRQLAQLQGQGNYLTQLQTQIKSIGGSK; encoded by the coding sequence ATGGCTTTAGCGACTTCAGGGATCTATTCGGGCTTGGACGTCGAAAGTATGATCAAAGGTCTCATGCAGGTCGAGCGCCAGCCGCTCGTCCGGCTACAGAAAAAAGAAGCCGGCTACCAAGCGAAGATCAGCGGGTTGGGCACGATGCTCTCGGCTCTTTCGGGTTTTAAGAGTTCGATGACCGCGATCAAAGGAAGCAGCCTCATAAGCATGAAGGCGGTCTCGCAAGACAGCAACGTCTTTACCGCGTCCGCGACGACCGACGCGGTCGCCGCTCTCCATAATATCAAGGTCAATAATATCGCGAGCGTGCAGAGTATTTATTCGGCGGCTTTCACCTCGGAGACAGCCGCCGTGGCCGATCTAACTACGCATGCCGTACAGAAACTTAAGATCCAGGTCGGCGCGGCGGATCCCGTTACCATAACCATAGATGCCAATAACAACACGTTGGCCGGCGTGCGCAATGCCGTAAACAGCGCCAATGCCGGCGTCAAGGCTTCTATTTTGAATGACGGGACAGGACACCGGTTGATATTAACTTCGACAACGACCGGAGCTTCAAACAGAATCTCGGTGCTCGTCGACGAAGATAATAACGGCGTGTTCGGCGAAGCCGCGGAGACGGATTTAATCGGGCTATCGAGGCTCGCGTTCAATCCCACCAGCTATGACGCCGCCGGGAATCCTACCGCCGGCGTTATGAATATGACCCAATCTCAGGCAGCCAGGGACGCCTCGCTTACCGTAAATGGTCTTGCCGTGACCAACTCATCGAATACGATAACGAATGTCATTTCCGGTGTCACTTTGAGCCTTAAGAAAGATTCGGCGGGCGGCACGCTCGCGCTCGATGTTTCGATGGATAGAGACGCGCTTAAAGCGAAGATGACCGCGCTTACCGGGGCCTACAACAACCTGATGGGCACCGTAAAAGATCTTCGGGGCGGCTCGACCGGCAAGGGCTTGCTTCGCACCGACAATGTCGTCAACACGGTCTACTCCGAACTGCGAGGGCTGACAAGCAACGCTTACAGCGGGTTGACCCTGGCCGATATCGGCGTCTCGGTAGACAAATATGGCGTGATGAGCTTTGATGCCGCAAAGTTCGACAGTAAGCTGTCGGCGAGTACGGCAGATGTGACCAAGATGCTCAACACTATGGGTACGAGCCTGGAATCGAAACTCGACAGCTATATCAAGACCGCTATTCCCGACAAGCAAGACGGATACCGGGCGACGATCAAGGTCATAACCAAGCGCGGGTCCGATATGGAACTCCGGTTAAGCAAGACCGAAAAAATGCTCAGAAAGAAATTTGAAAACCTCGACCGGCAGTTGGCGCAACTTCAAGGTCAGGGAAATTACTTAACCCAGCTGCAAACACAGATAAAGAGTATCGGAGGCAGTAAATAA
- a CDS encoding flagellin (structural flagella protein), with protein sequence MALVINTNMQSLNAQRNLSKTLMPLQTAMQRLSSGLRINSAKDDAAGLAIAVRMSSQIRGLNQAIRNANDAVSMVQTAEGAIDEMTNALQRVRELAVQSANATNTSLDRGATDKEVQQLLQEMDRIATQTQFNNQTLLDGTLGTKTFQVGASSGQTIALSMTTGLRVTQIGQIAEQTAGTAVDANGIVVGDNVQINGVRVADSVVGSGKGQAASSAYAKALAINSSGITGVTASAVSGTRLSNTASAGVTMDNAGDSYSLTINTVVVASYSGITSVSQAALMDRINLYSTETGVTATLDGTNIALTASDGRNIDLTATKVDAGLADTVAFAAGTTQTRGFIKLSAANNITVTDANNRLGFGASAVIAKDSTTLNSVNVTTADKANDAMKRVDSALQVITTMRAELGAILNRFESTNSNLSNVLENITAAHSRIMDADFAAEAANITKSQILQQAGISVLTQANSLPQNVLSLLGGR encoded by the coding sequence ATGGCTTTAGTAATCAACACAAACATGCAATCACTCAACGCACAGAGGAACCTAAGTAAGACCCTCATGCCGCTCCAGACAGCGATGCAGAGGCTATCTTCGGGTCTTCGCATCAACTCCGCAAAAGACGACGCAGCCGGTCTCGCTATCGCAGTGAGAATGTCGTCACAGATCAGAGGTCTTAACCAAGCTATCAGAAACGCGAACGACGCGGTTTCGATGGTGCAGACCGCTGAGGGCGCCATCGATGAGATGACCAACGCCCTCCAGAGGGTCAGGGAGCTGGCAGTCCAGTCGGCCAACGCGACCAACACATCGTTGGACCGCGGCGCGACCGACAAAGAGGTCCAGCAACTTCTCCAAGAGATGGACAGGATCGCTACCCAGACGCAGTTCAACAACCAGACATTGCTCGACGGTACCCTCGGCACCAAGACATTCCAGGTTGGCGCCTCATCCGGCCAGACCATCGCGCTCTCTATGACGACCGGCCTTAGGGTCACGCAAATCGGTCAAATCGCCGAGCAGACCGCTGGTACGGCTGTCGATGCCAACGGCATAGTAGTCGGCGATAACGTCCAGATCAACGGCGTCCGCGTAGCCGACTCCGTAGTGGGCTCGGGTAAGGGCCAGGCCGCCAGCAGTGCTTACGCGAAAGCGCTGGCGATTAATTCGAGCGGCATAACCGGCGTGACCGCGTCAGCCGTATCCGGAACCAGGCTTTCCAATACCGCCAGCGCGGGCGTTACCATGGATAACGCGGGTGACTCTTACTCGCTCACCATCAACACCGTGGTCGTCGCGTCTTACTCAGGCATAACCAGCGTCTCGCAAGCCGCGCTCATGGATCGGATCAACCTGTACTCCACCGAGACGGGTGTCACGGCGACCCTTGACGGCACCAATATCGCGCTTACCGCGTCGGATGGTCGCAATATCGACCTGACCGCTACCAAGGTAGACGCCGGCCTCGCCGATACGGTAGCATTCGCCGCCGGCACAACCCAGACCCGCGGTTTCATCAAGCTCTCGGCAGCTAACAACATCACCGTGACCGATGCGAACAACAGGCTCGGTTTCGGCGCGAGCGCTGTTATCGCGAAAGACAGCACGACTCTTAACAGCGTAAACGTTACAACCGCGGACAAAGCCAACGATGCGATGAAGAGAGTCGACTCCGCGCTCCAGGTCATCACGACCATGAGAGCGGAACTCGGCGCTATCTTGAACAGGTTCGAGTCGACCAATTCGAACTTGTCGAACGTTCTCGAGAACATCACGGCAGCCCACTCGCGCATCATGGATGCCGACTTCGCGGCTGAAGCAGCGAACATCACTAAATCACAAATTCTCCAGCAGGCTGGTATCTCAGTACTTACTCAGGCGAATTCATTGCCTCAGAACGTACTCTCCCTGTTGGGCGGCAGGTAG
- the csrA gene encoding carbon storage regulator CsrA has translation MLVLTRKINESINIGNDIEVFIVEVKDDHVKIGIKAPKNIPVYRQEIYKAILEENDRAASTSKDALQNLSDLLAKDIS, from the coding sequence GTGCTGGTTCTTACCAGGAAGATCAACGAGAGTATTAACATAGGCAACGATATCGAGGTCTTCATAGTCGAGGTAAAAGACGACCACGTTAAAATCGGCATCAAAGCTCCTAAGAATATCCCCGTCTACCGCCAGGAGATATACAAGGCTATTCTTGAGGAGAATGACCGCGCCGCTTCCACATCTAAAGACGCCCTCCAGAACCTAAGTGACCTTCTCGCCAAAGATATTTCTTAA
- a CDS encoding flagellar assembly protein FliW, whose translation MDARTVSLMPEEAPEKIMAKVEMTSRVKFATTRFGVVEIDEDKIIRFVESIPGFPDAKEFVLIPHKENSPLAWLQSTELADVAFVVIEPWAYFKDYNPAISEWDLEKLEAAEEGEADCEASLLVLSILTIPGDPKKITANLTAPIIINLRNNLAIQVILAYDGYMTKHPLISEA comes from the coding sequence ATGGATGCCCGAACTGTATCGTTGATGCCCGAAGAGGCTCCCGAAAAAATTATGGCAAAGGTTGAAATGACGTCCAGAGTGAAGTTTGCGACCACCAGATTTGGAGTAGTCGAGATAGATGAGGACAAAATAATACGATTTGTCGAGAGCATACCGGGGTTTCCCGACGCGAAGGAATTTGTCTTGATACCGCATAAGGAAAACAGCCCGCTGGCCTGGCTTCAATCGACTGAGTTGGCGGATGTCGCTTTTGTCGTAATTGAGCCCTGGGCATATTTTAAAGACTATAACCCGGCCATAAGCGAGTGGGATTTGGAGAAGCTTGAAGCCGCGGAAGAAGGCGAAGCCGATTGCGAAGCATCACTTTTGGTTTTGTCTATTTTGACCATCCCGGGCGACCCGAAAAAGATCACCGCCAATCTCACCGCGCCCATAATCATTAATCTTCGCAATAACTTAGCAATTCAGGTTATTTTGGCTTATGATGGCTATATGACTAAGCATCCGCTGATATCAGAAGCCTAG
- the flgL gene encoding flagellar hook-associated protein FlgL — protein sequence MRVTQNMLSNTILNNISASYGRIEKYQAQLASGKINRRPSDDPAAVNKSLSFRSSVKEIEQYARNVDDSITWLSTADVSMRNATELMYRAKELAVMGANGTLGQSELNKIANEVDSIVADMVNIGNANVAGRYIFSGQRTTTAPFTQVSAPAPAVNYNGDGNTIDYDIGKGATIKVNLAGNTVFKGATDVFQVLLDLGAHLRAGNFASVSASTSLIDNALDAITDSLAVVGARLNRLDFANDRHMEDSLNLTEILSSVEDADFAEVVVRLKAEENVYQSALMTGSMSIQKSLIDFLR from the coding sequence ATGAGAGTTACCCAGAATATGCTTTCCAACACGATACTTAACAACATATCCGCCTCATATGGCCGCATTGAGAAGTATCAGGCGCAGTTAGCTTCGGGCAAGATAAATCGCCGCCCCTCCGATGACCCGGCCGCTGTCAATAAATCGCTCAGCTTTAGGTCGTCCGTTAAGGAGATCGAGCAGTATGCGCGCAATGTCGACGACAGCATCACGTGGCTATCGACCGCGGACGTATCGATGCGAAACGCCACTGAGCTTATGTACCGGGCTAAAGAGCTGGCTGTTATGGGCGCCAACGGCACGCTCGGCCAAAGCGAGCTGAACAAAATCGCGAACGAGGTGGATTCGATAGTGGCCGATATGGTCAATATCGGGAATGCCAACGTTGCCGGAAGATATATCTTCTCGGGGCAAAGGACGACGACGGCACCGTTTACTCAGGTAAGCGCGCCGGCGCCTGCTGTGAACTATAACGGAGACGGCAACACTATCGATTACGATATCGGCAAGGGGGCGACCATCAAGGTAAACCTCGCCGGAAATACCGTCTTTAAGGGAGCGACCGATGTTTTTCAGGTCTTACTCGACCTCGGCGCGCACCTTCGCGCGGGTAATTTCGCGTCGGTATCGGCCTCTACCAGCCTTATAGATAACGCGCTCGATGCGATTACGGATTCTCTGGCGGTTGTCGGGGCGAGGCTGAACCGCTTGGATTTCGCGAACGATAGACATATGGAGGACAGCCTAAACCTGACGGAGATCTTAAGTAGCGTCGAGGACGCTGATTTCGCCGAGGTAGTGGTCAGGCTGAAGGCCGAAGAGAATGTGTACCAGTCGGCGCTTATGACCGGGAGCATGTCCATACAGAAGTCGCTCATCGACTTCTTGAGATAG
- the flgK gene encoding flagellar hook-associated protein FlgK produces the protein MNGFFGINIARKALQTSQYAMDVTSHNIANANTPGYSRQRVIQGTTPSFPAPSWNRPLIQGQLGTGVEVHSIQRVRDSFYDGQIRRENQSLGGWETTQSTLQQIETILNEPSDGGLHKAMGELWNSWQQLSKNPESLSMRTSVIETGRMVATVFNQLDGKLTRVQANLNEQVAVKVSEINTIARRISEINRDVLRVKTYGAEPNDLLDERDLLVDKLSKMVDVQLREMDTGTLVVYINGAQLVSEYNHTELETTANPLNNGYYDVRWKASGLNATIYGGELKGLTTMRDATVPAYKGKLDTLAAALIDRVNSVHFVGIGLDGLAGRNFFAGTGAANIAISADMSDPRRIGASLSGAVGDNANALAIARIKDAFTMSGNTVTMDDYYRSIVTNLGVESQQATRMLANGKLYFELIENHRQSVTGVSLDEEATNMIKFQRAYQAAARLVNIYDEMLDVLINQMVR, from the coding sequence ATGAATGGGTTCTTTGGTATAAATATAGCGCGAAAAGCGCTGCAGACGAGCCAATACGCTATGGACGTCACATCGCACAACATAGCTAACGCAAACACGCCCGGGTATTCGAGGCAGAGGGTCATCCAGGGGACGACACCCTCATTCCCAGCTCCTTCGTGGAACAGACCGCTAATTCAAGGGCAGCTCGGGACAGGTGTCGAGGTTCACTCCATACAACGGGTACGTGATAGCTTCTACGACGGTCAGATACGGCGTGAGAACCAGTCGCTCGGTGGTTGGGAGACGACCCAAAGCACTTTGCAGCAAATCGAGACTATATTAAATGAGCCCTCGGACGGCGGATTACACAAGGCCATGGGTGAACTCTGGAATTCCTGGCAGCAGTTGAGCAAAAACCCCGAGAGCTTGTCGATGCGGACGTCGGTAATCGAAACCGGGCGCATGGTCGCAACGGTCTTCAACCAACTGGACGGGAAGCTCACCAGAGTCCAGGCCAACCTCAACGAGCAAGTCGCGGTCAAAGTGAGCGAGATAAATACGATAGCACGCCGAATATCGGAGATAAACCGGGATGTGCTCAGGGTCAAGACCTACGGCGCCGAGCCGAACGATTTGCTCGACGAAAGAGATCTACTGGTCGACAAATTGTCCAAGATGGTCGATGTTCAACTCCGCGAAATGGATACCGGCACACTTGTCGTATATATAAACGGCGCCCAACTGGTCTCGGAATACAACCATACCGAACTCGAGACGACGGCCAATCCGTTGAACAACGGCTACTACGACGTGAGGTGGAAGGCCTCCGGTCTTAATGCCACGATTTACGGCGGTGAGCTAAAGGGTTTGACCACGATGCGCGACGCGACGGTGCCGGCTTACAAGGGTAAGCTCGATACGCTTGCCGCGGCGCTTATCGATAGGGTCAATTCAGTCCATTTCGTCGGAATCGGCCTCGATGGTTTGGCGGGACGGAATTTCTTTGCGGGAACCGGCGCCGCGAATATAGCCATAAGCGCGGACATGTCCGACCCGAGGCGAATCGGCGCGTCACTCAGCGGCGCGGTAGGGGACAACGCGAATGCGCTGGCGATTGCGCGCATAAAGGATGCGTTTACCATGAGCGGCAACACCGTTACCATGGACGACTACTATCGGTCCATCGTAACTAATCTTGGCGTCGAGTCTCAGCAAGCTACCAGAATGCTGGCGAACGGCAAACTCTATTTTGAACTGATAGAGAACCACCGGCAATCGGTGACCGGGGTCTCGTTGGATGAAGAGGCGACCAATATGATTAAGTTTCAGCGCGCCTATCAAGCGGCCGCGCGCCTGGTCAATATCTATGACGAGATGCTCGACGTATTGATAAACCAAATGGTCAGATAG
- a CDS encoding flagellar protein FlgN, with protein sequence MKIDDVALVDVLRCERESYRDLLELAEREERFILERDAEGLMEVIRATERLIETVRELERERLALISAGLNQTPSQPPQTLSSVMDSLSGTMAAEAARLRDEILEVIEALSEANRTNAELAQRSIGYIDFLLGTLISDDESFCYAEKSVARNSKPRLFDGRA encoded by the coding sequence TTGAAGATCGATGATGTTGCTCTAGTCGATGTATTAAGATGCGAGAGAGAATCGTACCGGGACTTGCTTGAACTGGCGGAAAGAGAAGAGAGATTCATCCTAGAACGAGATGCGGAGGGACTGATGGAAGTCATCAGGGCGACAGAGCGGTTGATCGAAACCGTGCGCGAACTCGAGCGCGAGCGCCTAGCCCTGATATCGGCGGGGCTTAACCAGACTCCGTCCCAACCACCCCAAACGCTCTCTTCGGTTATGGATAGCTTGAGCGGCACGATGGCCGCCGAGGCCGCCCGGCTTAGGGACGAGATCCTCGAAGTTATCGAAGCTCTCAGTGAAGCCAACAGGACCAATGCCGAGTTGGCGCAGAGAAGCATCGGTTACATCGATTTCCTGCTCGGCACGCTTATCTCCGATGATGAGAGCTTTTGCTACGCTGAAAAATCAGTCGCACGTAATTCGAAACCGCGTTTGTTCGACGGAAGAGCATAA
- the flgM gene encoding flagellar biosynthesis anti-sigma factor FlgM yields the protein MKVSNEQVKQVLDKYARQVENKTSDRAKGSEQKTEALRRNVDSVTITARGEGANRAIEAYRKLPDVRKDLVDEVKTKIKSGDYEVTSKEVADKIVHRMIVDKMV from the coding sequence ATGAAGGTCTCAAATGAGCAAGTCAAACAGGTCTTAGACAAGTATGCGCGGCAGGTCGAAAACAAAACGTCCGACCGGGCAAAAGGCTCGGAGCAGAAAACGGAAGCGCTCCGCCGCAATGTTGATTCCGTCACCATAACGGCTCGCGGGGAAGGGGCCAACAGAGCAATAGAAGCCTACAGAAAGCTTCCTGATGTTAGAAAAGACCTGGTTGATGAGGTAAAAACCAAAATCAAGTCTGGTGATTACGAAGTAACCAGCAAAGAAGTGGCAGACAAGATAGTCCATCGAATGATTGTCGATAAGATGGTCTAG
- the flgG gene encoding flagellar basal-body rod protein FlgG produces the protein MIGALWTSASGLHSQRAAVDAISNNVANIGTTGFKRNITQFQDLGYMQANALGEFEPDNSSGTGISIGTGVRVASTQRIFNQGRLEATGNPYDVAIDGAGFFRVRLPDGTPAYTRDGSFNADSTGKLTTSQGYTLDPAITLPEGSTDLNILPNGQVRVVDIKTGELREVGTITLFKVDNPNGLLAVGENVFVPTAAGGNAVEEIPESDGVGRLTQGFVEGSNVELADEMTQLVIAQRAYEVNSRALKTAEEMLMIATNIRA, from the coding sequence ATGATTGGAGCATTATGGACGTCGGCGTCGGGGCTGCACTCGCAAAGAGCGGCGGTGGACGCAATCTCGAATAATGTCGCGAATATCGGTACGACCGGCTTTAAGCGCAATATTACGCAGTTTCAGGATCTCGGCTATATGCAGGCAAATGCCTTAGGAGAGTTTGAGCCCGATAATTCAAGCGGGACGGGAATATCGATCGGCACGGGGGTTAGGGTCGCATCGACCCAGAGAATATTTAATCAGGGCAGGTTGGAGGCGACCGGCAACCCATACGATGTCGCTATCGACGGAGCGGGGTTTTTCCGGGTTCGACTTCCGGACGGAACCCCCGCCTATACGAGAGACGGCAGTTTCAACGCTGATTCAACCGGGAAGCTCACTACGTCGCAAGGGTATACGTTGGACCCCGCGATAACCTTACCCGAAGGGTCAACCGACCTTAATATACTGCCGAACGGTCAGGTTCGGGTCGTCGATATCAAGACCGGAGAGCTTCGAGAGGTCGGTACCATAACACTCTTCAAAGTCGATAACCCAAATGGCCTGTTAGCGGTTGGAGAGAACGTCTTCGTTCCGACTGCGGCCGGCGGCAACGCTGTCGAAGAGATACCCGAGAGCGATGGCGTGGGGCGGTTGACCCAGGGGTTTGTCGAGGGCTCGAACGTGGAGCTTGCGGATGAGATGACCCAGTTGGTCATCGCGCAACGCGCGTATGAGGTAAATTCGCGTGCCCTCAAGACAGCCGAAGAGATGCTGATGATAGCTACCAATATCAGGGCATAG
- a CDS encoding flagellar hook-basal body complex protein translates to MIRGLYASATGMLALMNKQDVISNNLANVNTTGFKRDYASITSFPEALVYASEKRVGTQAAQAPLGRLSTGVGIGETGFINTDAPLRHTGSMFDVALSGNGLFAVGTQAGERYTRNGSFGIDGLSRLVDQDGNLVLGEDGAIAIDGDKVFIDETGNIYVDDTFVDKLKIRYFDADELEKAGSNLFISQTEGKASEARVRQKYLEGSNVDVTIEMVDMITTVRSFEANQKILKSQDEILGRAVNDVGRLA, encoded by the coding sequence ATGATAAGAGGGTTATACGCCTCGGCTACAGGGATGCTTGCCCTAATGAACAAGCAGGATGTTATCTCGAACAACCTGGCCAATGTCAACACAACCGGATTTAAACGGGATTACGCGTCGATAACTTCTTTTCCGGAGGCATTGGTATACGCATCCGAAAAGAGGGTCGGCACGCAGGCTGCTCAGGCTCCCCTCGGCCGGCTAAGTACCGGGGTCGGTATCGGAGAAACCGGTTTCATAAATACGGACGCCCCGTTGCGCCACACCGGAAGTATGTTCGATGTCGCGTTATCCGGCAACGGGTTGTTTGCGGTCGGGACTCAAGCGGGTGAGCGATATACGAGAAACGGAAGCTTCGGAATCGACGGCCTTAGCAGATTGGTCGACCAGGATGGAAATCTTGTGTTAGGCGAAGACGGAGCCATAGCGATCGATGGCGATAAGGTCTTTATCGATGAGACAGGAAATATCTACGTCGACGATACCTTTGTCGACAAGCTAAAGATACGATATTTCGATGCCGATGAGTTGGAGAAGGCCGGAAGCAATTTGTTTATCTCACAGACCGAAGGCAAGGCTTCCGAAGCTCGCGTCAGGCAAAAGTATTTGGAAGGCTCGAATGTCGACGTTACGATCGAGATGGTCGACATGATCACGACGGTAAGGTCTTTCGAGGCCAACCAGAAGATATTGAAGAGCCAGGACGAAATCTTGGGTAGAGCGGTCAATGATGTTGGTAGATTAGCGTAA